The sequence ACTGGCTGCCGAGCAGCCTAGCGCCGCCAGGGCGCCCAACACACCACCGATCACCAGCGCACGGATCATGTCGCACATCCTCGTCGAGCCATCATCAAGGTGCCAACAGATAGCCGAGGATGCGTGCCTCGTCCAATGACGCCCCTCGAACCTGGCTGGGGCTCTGCTGAGCTTGCCCGCGAAACCGCGCGGAAAGCACGCTCGAGTCGAGACCAACCTCAGGCGGCGCGTCGGTGTGCTCGCAACAGGGCTTCGTGCACCAGTGCGGGCACGTGCGACTTGACCAGCAAGGCGGTGGGAAAGCGGAACAAGCGATTGCTCGTGTCGCACTTCACCCGCAGGACCAAGGCTTCGAGGCGCACGCTTGCGGCTCCCACGCTGCCCAGCGGGATCTCGAGCGCTGCGCGCTTTCCAAGATGCAGTCGCTCCTGCCCGAGCACCAACATGCCGCGGCGCGAGTAGCTCACGCACACACCGAGCTGAGCGTGCTCCGCGCTGACGATGCTCAGGGGGAATCCAACGTCGAAGCGCTCGAAGACTCGGCGCTCTCCGGACGGGCGGACTTGCTTCAGCAGCGCTGTCTCGCTCATGCTGAGCAGGGTGGGTAGGCGGCGGCGGGGCGGGGGCAGTCGACGCATGGCGCTTCCAGTGACAATGTAACCTACATTGTCTTACATCCGGCATCATTTCCTGGGATGCGCAGATAACTCACTGATATCATTAACTTCAATAGGCATCCGGGGGAGCGCGGAGTCCCTTCGGCAGGGCCAGGTCAAGCGCTGGGACCTTGGCCTCACCCCCCGTCAAGTAGGCGTAGCGGGCAATGTTCCCCAGCACTCGTGTGACGTAGCCACGGGTCTCCGAGTAGGGAATGCGCGCGACCCAGAGGTCCAGCGGCAGGTTCTCGCCCGTGCTGAGCCAGCGCGAGACAGCCGCGGGCCCGGCGTTGTAGGCAGCTGCAGCAAGCGCGACGTTGCCACCGAAGGTGTCGAGCACCTTGGAGAGGTAGTAGCTGCCCATCTTGATGTTCACAGCTGGGCTGTAGAGGCCGAGCGGGTCGTAGGGCATGTCCAGCTCTTTCGCGACACTCTTCGCCGTCGGCGGGATGAGCTGCATCAGGCCCACGGCATTGGCAGGCGAGACGACCTCGGGAGCGAAGGCGCTCTCTTGGCGCATGATGGCGTAGATGAAGTCGCGCGGTAGTTCGTTGCTGCGCTCGGCATCGCGAACGAGCTCTTCGTAGGGTCGTGGATAAATGCAATCCCACAACCAACGATTGCCGCTCCCCGGCGCTTGATTGAGGGACTGCCACTTCGCGGCACGTTGACCGACTCGGTACCGACGTCCAGCGCTGGAGAGCGTGCCGTACGCGGCGCACAGTGCCTCGTCCCCTCGGGGTGCGTAAGTGCGCCGTAGCTCTTCCTCCTGCCGCGCCAGTTCCGTTTCGGCCGCCCCATCCAGACCAAGCCGCTGCAGCAGCCGCACCTTGTCCGGCAGCTTGACGTCCAGGGGCGCCCCGCCGCGACCCGCCGGTGCGGGTTCGATCGACACGGGCACAGCCTCGCCCATCTTCTTCAGACGCGCCGCCGCGGCCAGCGCGGGAAAGGACAGCGGGTGCTCTTTGATCACACCGCGAAACTCGCGAGCCGCTGCAGTCTTGTCCCCCGCGGCCTCCAACGCCACGCCGTGGAGCTGTTCGTAGCGCGAGTCGCGCACGCGGTGCTCCGTGGCGTCGGCCAGGGCTTTGAAGGCGCGCGCGGCCTTGGCGTGTCGGCCCGCTACCAACCAGGACACCGCGCGTTCGTAGTTGGCGCTGTCCAAAAACCGTCCGCGCTTCTTGTAGCGGGCTGAGTAGCGATCGTATGCCGCCGCCGCCTCGTTGAAACGGCCGCCGATGTAGCGGAGGCGTGCGGCCAGGTACAGGGCCTGCTCTCCGTAGCCCGACTTCGGGAATCGCGCGGCGAGCCGCTCGTACATCTGAATGGCGCGATCATCCTGATGCGCCCGCGAGCGCGCGCGCGCCGCGTAAAAGCCGTCCTTCACCGCATGGGCCGAGTCCTTTGCCGCTGCTTGCTCGAGGAGCTCGGCGGCTTTGGCGGGATCCCGCCGCGACATGTAGAGGGCCCACCCCCGCGCATGCAAGGAGCTTGCGGGACCGAGGGATGCACCGGGCGCGCTGCCTAGCGCAGCAAGCTCTTGGTCGACCTCGTCGACGTTGCCCGCGTCCGCCAACGCCAGCGCCCTGGCGTAGCGCTCCTGTTTGGTCAGCGCCCTCGGCGGTGCGAGCTTCGCCAAGCGTGCCGCCACGCCTTCGGCAGCGGAGTGCGTCGGAGCGTTGGTGGCGATCCAGCGGAGGTCCAGCACTGCAGTGTTGGTATCCCCTGCAGCCTCGGCAATCCGCGCACGAACGGCACGCGCCAGCGCTTGTTGCGATTCGCCGCGCTTGAGCTTGGCTGCAGCCGCGACGGCCTTGTCCGCAGCCGCCCGCGCCATGCCCGGCTCTTTGGCGCGTTCGAAGGCGGTTGCGCTCTTGGACAGCGACTCGGCGTCGCTACGTTGGCCGAAGTACTTCCCGGCCGCGGCATAGGGCCCGACCTCGAGCGCGCTTTCGGCGCGCAGGAGTTCCATCTCCGCGCCCAACAGTGGATGCTCGAGTCCTCGCAGCTCACTGACCACCCGAGCGTGGTCACCGAGTTTGCTGGCGACCACCGCCCGCGCGTAGCGCACGTCCGGTCGCGCCTTCTCCTGCGCCCCCAAGGCATCCATGCTGCGCGCCGCATCTGCGTAGCGATGCATGCGGACCAGCTCCACCCAGTCTCCTAGGGGCGGCCCTTCCTCCAAAGCCGTACTGGCTTGGGCGGCAGCACGCTGCGCACCCACCGCGGCGCGCGTGAGGGTCG comes from Polyangiaceae bacterium and encodes:
- a CDS encoding PilZ domain-containing protein; the encoded protein is MRRLPPPRRRLPTLLSMSETALLKQVRPSGERRVFERFDVGFPLSIVSAEHAQLGVCVSYSRRGMLVLGQERLHLGKRAALEIPLGSVGAASVRLEALVLRVKCDTSNRLFRFPTALLVKSHVPALVHEALLRAHRRAA
- a CDS encoding transglycosylase SLT domain-containing protein yields the protein MRRRVLGSVGVVLVACTRTGPGSAPEPDGAPTLTRAAVGAQRAAAQASTALEEGPPLGDWVELVRMHRYADAARSMDALGAQEKARPDVRYARAVVASKLGDHARVVSELRGLEHPLLGAEMELLRAESALEVGPYAAAGKYFGQRSDAESLSKSATAFERAKEPGMARAAADKAVAAAAKLKRGESQQALARAVRARIAEAAGDTNTAVLDLRWIATNAPTHSAAEGVAARLAKLAPPRALTKQERYARALALADAGNVDEVDQELAALGSAPGASLGPASSLHARGWALYMSRRDPAKAAELLEQAAAKDSAHAVKDGFYAARARSRAHQDDRAIQMYERLAARFPKSGYGEQALYLAARLRYIGGRFNEAAAAYDRYSARYKKRGRFLDSANYERAVSWLVAGRHAKAARAFKALADATEHRVRDSRYEQLHGVALEAAGDKTAAAREFRGVIKEHPLSFPALAAAARLKKMGEAVPVSIEPAPAGRGGAPLDVKLPDKVRLLQRLGLDGAAETELARQEEELRRTYAPRGDEALCAAYGTLSSAGRRYRVGQRAAKWQSLNQAPGSGNRWLWDCIYPRPYEELVRDAERSNELPRDFIYAIMRQESAFAPEVVSPANAVGLMQLIPPTAKSVAKELDMPYDPLGLYSPAVNIKMGSYYLSKVLDTFGGNVALAAAAYNAGPAAVSRWLSTGENLPLDLWVARIPYSETRGYVTRVLGNIARYAYLTGGEAKVPALDLALPKGLRAPPDAY